A single window of Vicinamibacterales bacterium DNA harbors:
- the dcd gene encoding dCTP deaminase, which produces MAGIKSDAWIRKMALEHGMIDPFEDRQVREGVVSYGLSSYGYDIRVADEFKVFTNINNTVIDPKNFDPHAFVDIKADICIVPPNSFALARTVEYFRIPRDVLTVCLGKSTYARCGIIVNVTPFEPEWEGTVTLEISNTTPLPAKIYANEGLAQVLFFQGDEPCEVSYADKKGKYLKQRGVTLPRI; this is translated from the coding sequence GATGATCGACCCGTTCGAGGATCGCCAGGTCCGTGAAGGCGTGGTGTCGTACGGACTGTCGTCGTACGGCTACGACATCCGCGTCGCCGACGAGTTCAAGGTCTTCACCAACATCAACAACACGGTGATCGACCCCAAGAACTTCGATCCCCACGCCTTCGTCGACATCAAAGCCGACATCTGCATCGTCCCGCCGAACTCGTTCGCGCTGGCGCGGACCGTCGAATACTTCCGCATCCCGCGCGACGTGCTGACGGTGTGTCTCGGCAAGTCGACCTACGCGCGCTGCGGCATCATCGTCAACGTGACGCCGTTCGAGCCGGAGTGGGAAGGCACGGTGACGCTGGAGATCTCCAACACCACGCCGCTGCCCGCGAAGATCTACGCCAACGAAGGGCTGGCGCAGGTGCTGTTCTTCCAGGGGGACGAGCCGTGCGAGGTGTCGTACGCCGACAAGAAGGGCAAGTACCTCAAGCAGCGCGGCGTGACGCTGCCGCGAATCTAG